A single region of the Arthrobacter sp. V1I7 genome encodes:
- a CDS encoding DUF4307 domain-containing protein: MTSEDQPAAPAPASTSLANRYGGQKRTLTGKAKRSLLVAALAAGIGFMAWISTSNATGSITFKDIGFSTPDATLANVDFQVTKDPATDARCAIKALDAKFAVVGWKVVDVGPNAADEGTDGGRTTAHRVVVRTESQAVSGVVDSCWIPDAAK; this comes from the coding sequence GTGACTTCCGAGGATCAGCCCGCCGCACCCGCGCCGGCATCTACCAGCCTAGCCAATCGATACGGCGGTCAAAAGCGCACCCTGACGGGCAAAGCCAAACGCAGCCTCCTGGTTGCCGCCCTCGCGGCGGGCATCGGTTTCATGGCCTGGATCTCGACGTCGAACGCGACCGGCAGCATCACCTTCAAAGACATCGGCTTCAGCACGCCCGATGCCACCCTCGCCAACGTCGACTTCCAGGTCACCAAGGACCCCGCCACGGACGCCAGGTGCGCCATTAAAGCGCTCGATGCCAAGTTCGCCGTGGTCGGCTGGAAGGTGGTCGATGTCGGGCCCAACGCCGCGGACGAAGGCACCGACGGGGGCCGCACCACGGCGCACCGCGTGGTCGTCCGCACCGAGTCCCAGGCTGTTTCCGGCGTGGTCGACAGTTGCTGGATTCCGGACGCCGCCAAATAG
- the greA gene encoding transcription elongation factor GreA, translating to MSTPNSATAAWLTQEAFDRLKAELDHLSGPGRAEIVQKIEAARQEGDLKENGGYHAAKEEQGKIEARIRQLTALLRDAHVGESPADDGIVEPGMIVVARIAGDEETFLLGSREIAGDSDLNVFSEKSPLGAAIVGHKEGEQLSYTAPNGKDIPVEIISAKPYVG from the coding sequence GTGTCTACCCCCAACAGCGCAACTGCAGCTTGGCTCACCCAGGAAGCTTTTGACCGCCTGAAGGCAGAGCTGGACCACCTCTCCGGCCCCGGCCGGGCGGAAATCGTTCAGAAGATCGAAGCTGCCCGGCAGGAAGGCGATCTCAAGGAGAACGGCGGCTACCATGCGGCCAAGGAGGAGCAGGGCAAGATCGAAGCCCGCATCCGGCAGCTCACCGCACTGCTCCGGGACGCCCACGTCGGCGAATCACCGGCCGACGACGGCATCGTGGAACCCGGAATGATCGTCGTTGCCAGGATCGCGGGCGATGAGGAGACCTTCCTGCTCGGCTCCCGCGAGATCGCCGGCGACTCCGACCTCAACGTCTTCAGCGAGAAGTCCCCGCTGGGTGCCGCCATCGTCGGCCACAAGGAGGGCGAGCAGCTCAGCTACACCGCCCCGAACGGCAAGGACATCCCGGTCGAGATCATCTCCGCCAAGCCGTACGTCGGCTGA
- the ilvA gene encoding threonine ammonia-lyase gives MLTLESLPVTLDNVLEAQKLLDGIITRTPVESSRALGSLVGGDVFLKCENLQRAGSFKVRGAYVRMAKLSPDEKKRGVVAASAGNHAQGVAVAAKSLGIRARIYMPLGVALPKLAATRSHGAEVVLHGHNVDEALAEAKRYADESGAVFVHPFDDVDVVAGQGTVGLEILEQVPNVDTILMGVGGGGLLAGVAVAVKARAKELGREIRIIGVQAENAAAYPPSLAADALVPLKRVSTMADGIAVGRPGQLPFSIIRELVDDVVTVSEDALARGLIFLLERAKMVVEPAGAVGVAALMEGKIENPGTVAVVLSGGNIDPMLMLKVIQRGLSAAGRYMTVRMMLDDRPGSLATIARIIAENDANVTGLDHTRVGGSISMGDVSITVNLETKGHEHCEQVLAALRAEGFQPIVVH, from the coding sequence TTGCTTACCCTTGAGAGCCTGCCCGTCACGCTGGACAATGTCCTGGAGGCGCAGAAGTTGCTCGACGGGATCATTACGCGGACCCCGGTGGAGTCGTCGCGGGCCCTCGGCAGCCTGGTCGGCGGCGACGTGTTCCTCAAGTGTGAAAACCTGCAGCGCGCCGGCTCATTCAAGGTGCGCGGAGCCTACGTGCGGATGGCTAAACTGTCGCCGGACGAGAAGAAGCGCGGCGTCGTGGCCGCTTCGGCCGGCAACCATGCCCAGGGCGTGGCGGTGGCGGCGAAGAGCCTCGGCATCAGGGCCCGCATCTATATGCCGCTCGGGGTCGCCCTGCCCAAGCTGGCCGCCACCCGCAGCCATGGCGCCGAGGTGGTGCTGCACGGCCACAACGTTGACGAGGCGCTCGCCGAGGCGAAGCGCTACGCGGACGAGTCCGGCGCCGTCTTTGTCCACCCGTTCGACGACGTGGACGTCGTCGCCGGCCAGGGCACCGTCGGGCTCGAGATCCTGGAACAGGTCCCGAACGTTGACACTATCCTGATGGGGGTCGGCGGTGGCGGGCTGCTCGCCGGTGTCGCCGTGGCCGTCAAGGCCCGGGCGAAGGAACTCGGCCGGGAGATCCGCATCATCGGGGTGCAGGCAGAAAACGCCGCCGCCTATCCGCCCTCCCTCGCCGCGGACGCCCTGGTGCCGCTCAAGCGGGTCTCGACCATGGCCGACGGCATCGCCGTGGGACGGCCCGGGCAGCTGCCGTTCAGCATCATCCGCGAACTCGTGGACGACGTCGTCACCGTCAGCGAGGACGCCCTGGCCCGCGGCCTGATCTTCCTGCTGGAACGCGCCAAGATGGTCGTGGAACCTGCCGGTGCTGTCGGCGTCGCGGCCCTGATGGAGGGCAAGATCGAGAACCCCGGGACCGTTGCGGTGGTCCTCTCCGGCGGCAACATCGATCCCATGCTGATGCTCAAGGTCATCCAGCGCGGTCTCTCGGCCGCGGGCCGGTACATGACGGTCCGCATGATGCTGGACGACCGTCCCGGCTCGCTCGCCACGATCGCCCGCATCATCGCCGAGAATGACGCGAACGTGACCGGCCTGGACCACACCCGGGTGGGCGGCTCGATCAGCATGGGCGACGTCTCCATCACGGTGAACCTGGAAACCAAGGGCCACGAACACTGCGAACAGGTCCTCGCCGCCCTCAGGGCCGAGGGCTTCCAGCCGATTGTGGTTCACTAG
- a CDS encoding rhomboid family intramembrane serine protease — MTLDSFPDERPNAVETPASRARRGLVVVGSFVLLLYLIEIINTVLLHSLNRTFGLRPRSLDGLLDILTFPLLHANLAHLMSNTLPLIIFGFLVFLAGLRVFVTALASSWLGSGVVVWLIGGFNVTVGASGLVFGLFAFLLVRGFVNRNWWQIVLSVVLFMAYGGILFGILPTVASFVSWQAHLGGAIGGVVAALLLSTRGARTLRPGR; from the coding sequence ATGACCCTCGACTCTTTTCCGGACGAACGGCCCAACGCCGTTGAGACCCCCGCGTCACGGGCCCGGCGGGGGCTGGTGGTGGTGGGTTCCTTCGTTCTCCTGCTGTACCTGATCGAGATCATCAACACGGTGCTGCTGCACTCCCTGAACCGCACCTTCGGTCTGCGGCCGCGCAGCCTCGACGGACTCCTGGACATCCTGACGTTCCCGCTGCTGCACGCCAACCTGGCGCACCTGATGTCCAACACCCTCCCGCTGATCATCTTCGGGTTCCTGGTGTTCCTGGCCGGCCTGCGGGTCTTCGTCACCGCGCTGGCGTCCAGCTGGCTGGGCTCCGGCGTGGTGGTCTGGCTGATCGGCGGTTTCAACGTGACCGTGGGCGCGTCCGGGCTGGTCTTCGGCCTCTTCGCGTTCCTGCTGGTCCGGGGCTTCGTCAACCGCAACTGGTGGCAGATCGTCCTGTCCGTGGTCCTGTTCATGGCCTACGGCGGCATCCTGTTCGGCATCCTCCCCACCGTGGCGAGCTTTGTCTCGTGGCAGGCGCACCTGGGCGGGGCGATCGGCGGCGTCGTGGCAGCGCTGCTGCTGAGCACCCGCGGCGCCAGGACCCTGCGCCCCGGACGGTAA